The Geothrix oryzae DNA window ACCTCTTCAACCGCTACACGCTGGACCGCTTCGTGGAGGGCCCCGGCAGCCAGCTGGCCTTCGCGGCGGCCAAGGCGGTGGTGGACAACTACGGCAAGGCGGCCACGCCCCTCAGCATGAACCCGCTGTTCATCTACGGCGGGGCGGGACTCGGCAAGACGCACCTCATGGTGGGCATCGGCAAGGGCCTGCTGGCGCGGAGCCCCAAGCTGCGGGTGGCCTACCTCAAGGTGGACCACTTCTTCAACGAGCTCACCGTCGCCATCCGGGCCAAGAACACCGAGCCCATGCGCAAGAAGTACCAGCAGAACGATGTGCTCCTGCTGGACGATGTGCAGACCCTGGGCAAGATGGAGCGCACGCAGGAGGAGATCTTCTACATCCTCGAGTACCTGCTCCAGAACGGGAAGCAGATCGTCATCACCTCGGACAAGCCGCCCCAGCGCCTGGAGGGCTGCCACGAGCGGCTCATCACGCGCTTCAAGTGGGGTCTCACCGCGGACATCCAGCCCCCGGACTTCGAGACGCGCATCGCCATCCTGAAGAAGAAGCTGGAGGACGCGGACTTCAAGAATGTGCCGCCCATCCCCGAGGATGTGCTCACCTTCATCGCCCACAAGGCCAAGGGCAGCGTGCGCGACCTGGAGGGCTTCCTCACCCGCGTCATCTTCCAGGCGAGCCTCGTCGGGGTGCCGCCCTCCCTCGAGGTCGCCCACGCGGCCTTCCAGGGCCAGAGCGGGGAAGAACCCACCGCCGCCATCCCTCCCGAGCGCATCTTCCGCATGACGGCGGAGACCTTCAATGTGCCCT harbors:
- the dnaA gene encoding chromosomal replication initiator protein DnaA encodes the protein MPSADPAALWDTIRLGLSKQLPEASFKEWIAPCEPHKVEDGALWIQVPSAAAKLWIEQQLPEEFNDALAQGGLADLRLVFQVSGAPAAPKAPARKGAAAGGTAAAEPPVSFPHLFNRYTLDRFVEGPGSQLAFAAAKAVVDNYGKAATPLSMNPLFIYGGAGLGKTHLMVGIGKGLLARSPKLRVAYLKVDHFFNELTVAIRAKNTEPMRKKYQQNDVLLLDDVQTLGKMERTQEEIFYILEYLLQNGKQIVITSDKPPQRLEGCHERLITRFKWGLTADIQPPDFETRIAILKKKLEDADFKNVPPIPEDVLTFIAHKAKGSVRDLEGFLTRVIFQASLVGVPPSLEVAHAAFQGQSGEEPTAAIPPERIFRMTAETFNVPFVDLMKKRSRQQAILLPRQVAMYLAREIASIPFMDIGRSFNMHHSTVMNAIGSVRERMKRDPEFHRMVQALLNSIH